In Methanofollis aquaemaris, the genomic window TTCCCGCACCGATAATACTCGCAGCGGGAAGTTTCCCTCTCCAGCCCTGGGATGGAGAATGTAGGTCTTCATAATGTTGCCAAAGGAGGGAGCATACCCATCATACTCCAACTTTGACCACCCATATTTGCCTGAATCATAATATTCCCGATACCGGTCTATTGTATTGAGGTGTGGCCATTCGTGATCGGGAACCTTTCCCTCTGCGTACCCTTCATATTTTTCGATTGCCTGGCCAACGGTGATTGGTTGCTCCTTTAAACGGTCCATGCGAATGAAAAAATCCTTTGCATCTAGTCCGAAATCTCTGAAGCCTACTGTGAATAGTCGCCGTCTTTTCGTTGCCGCCCCGAAATCGAGATATTTCAACGATTGTGAGGCTACGCTATATCCTTCTCTTTTGACCTTTTTTATGAGCGATCGAAAGCCTTCGTCGCTCCCCATAGGGGGTACATTCTCCATCAGGAAAGCATGGGGTCTGAGTTCGATCACATGGTCGAAGAATCGTTCGAGAAGCCGATAATCCGGATGGAGCGATCCCCGCTTCCGTGTGTTGATACTCGACCAGGGGCGACATGGAGGACCACCCATCACAACATCAAATGTCCCGGGAACCGAGCCCAAGGTGAGATCGGCCTCAATACATTCACCAATATCATTGGTTGAAAATATATCTGCAGAGTACTGATTGATGTCAGCACCTGTTACAGAAAATCCGTCGTCTCTAAATCCCAGTGAGAGCCCGCCAGCGCCACA contains:
- a CDS encoding DNA cytosine methyltransferase; translated protein: MRALDLFCGAGGLSLGFRDDGFSVTGADINQYSADIFSTNDIGECIEADLTLGSVPGTFDVVMGGPPCRPWSSINTRKRGSLHPDYRLLERFFDHVIELRPHAFLMENVPPMGSDEGFRSLIKKVKREGYSVASQSLKYLDFGAATKRRRLFTVGFRDFGLDAKDFFIRMDRLKEQPITVGQAIEKYEGYAEGKVPDHEWPHLNTIDRYREYYDSGKYGWSKLEYDGYAPSFGNIMKTYILHPRAGEGNFPLRVLSVRETMEIMGFPADFRFPAGMGLSIRYQMVANAVSPIAAQKMARVIREMIESRKYI